The Parus major isolate Abel chromosome 5, Parus_major1.1, whole genome shotgun sequence genome contains a region encoding:
- the BAHD1 gene encoding bromo adjacent homology domain-containing 1 protein isoform X1, giving the protein MTHARKKQLFLLKHPAGSAGQASSPIGSRRMDRANAEQRDGDASEAPNCPTRFVGSNKSKSLREVRKTYPLRRRLLPSVSKKTCKVLLTRLEDVAGSLSKQTPSCKKKHLPSWVEDLGSALFSEQVQPVGAGKSDSSGEKCTVTYPGPEQDFDPAPSEPRKRRLASLNAEAVNNLLFERDDGLLSGRRFRRDSGKAAGDCTLKGLQCKAGDNCPALEKPAVKTGKGKNRHEASQKCNSCEHSLDEVFDDGAKREDGAVSYHPTPKRLASLNAVAFLKLTHEKDQPLKQRSKSDGEGKSENHCSKSTLKWAKAGRKNCVKSKKEVASLKMDGQHGWQGQTLGTFGKGEQRDSSRVYGTSEPVPYESLSGSYASTEGFYHRLPLLMGGQASMKPEYGRPGEKSPTPKQEFHQPSFPVQQFPPLPVPGNHTDCGCLYESSDLTPLNGFYVYYGQSGYSGYSPCSIYPKEELSQAATCEGLLVSSGSLPSGAHFQPLHWCSSPYCCGEGAAVSSYSVCGVVHVPEGRIGSVHTGRNSYPYKMPFAAEGCKSLDQLNLTIPVAGHPASPAHPLSGCPVPSVPPAAEPVPHLQTPNSDPQTMARECPQSSKPPSGSKSGLRNTPGCLHASNSKAAGGHSHPKQQRISRRRATNGWIPVGTACEKAVYVVNEPEPAVRKSYQAVERDGEIIRVRDTVLLKSGPRKKSMPYVAKISALWEDPKTGELMMSLLWYYRPEHTQGGRNPSMHQNEIFASRHQDENSVACIEEKCYVLTFAEYCRFCALAKRRVEGIPGRKTIMVPPSEEYSTPLHRKVPEDTDPELVFLCRHVYDFRHGRILKNPQ; this is encoded by the exons ATGACGCATGCCcggaaaaaacaacttttccttCTAAAACATCCAGCTGGTTCTGCTGGCCAGGCCTCGTCGCCAATaggcagcaggaggatggaCAGGGCCAACGCAGAGCAGCGGGATGGAGATGCCTCGGAGGCTCCAAACTGTCCCACTAGGTTTGTAGGGAGTAACAAAAGCAAGAGTTTGCGTGAAGTGCGAAAGACGTACCCGCTGCGGAGGCGGCTGCTCCCCTCGGTGAGCAAAAAGACCTGCAAGGTGCTCCTCACCAGGCTGGAGGATGTGGCTGGCTCTCTGTCCAAACAGACCCCAAGCTGTAAAAAAAAGCACCTTCCCAGCTGGGTtgaggatttgggatctgctttGTTCTCAGAACAAGTTCAGCCTGTGGGAGCGGGCAAGAGTGACTCATCCGGGGAGAAGTGCACGGTAACTTATCCCGGGCCGGAGCAGGACTTTGATCCTGCTCCCTCGGAGCCCAGGAAGCGCCGGCTGGCCTCGCTGAACGCGGAGGCGGTGAACAACCTGCTGTTTGAACGGGACGATGGCTTGTTATCCGGCAGGCGCTTCCGCAGGGACTCTGGGAAGGCTGCTGGGGACTGTACCCTCAAGGGCTTGCAGTGCAAAGCCGGTGACAACTGCCCTGCCCTGGAAAAACCGGCTgtgaaaacagggaaaggaaagaaccGGCATGAGGCCAGTCAGAAATGTAATAGCTGTGAGCATTCGCTGGACGAGGTCTTTGATGATGGGGCAAAGAGGGAGGATGGTGCCGTCTCCTACCATCCCACCCCAAAGAGACTGGCCAGCCTGAACGCCGTGGCCTTCCTGAAGCTGACCCACGAGAAAGACCAACCCCTGAAACAGAGGAGTAAATCGGACGGAGAGGGCAAGTCCGAGAACCACTGTTCAAAATCTACACTCAAATGGGCCAAAGCCGGTCGGAAGAACTGTGTCAAATCCAAGAAGGAAGTGGCCAGCTTAAAAATGGATGGGCAGCACGGCTGGCAAGGCCAGACCCTGGGCACATTTGGGAAAGGGGAGCAGCGGGACTCTTCCAGGGTCTATGGGACGTCAGAGCCTGTCCCCTACGAGTCGCTGTCTGGCTCCTATGCCAGCACGGAGGGCTTCTACCACAGACTGCCTTTGCTCATGGGAGGACAAGCTTCCATGAAGCCAGAGTATGGAAGACCCGGAGAAAAATCCCCAACCCCCAAACAGGAATTTCATCAGCCTTCCTTTCCTGTGCAGCAGTTCCCTCCCTTGCCTGTGCCCGGGAATCACACGGATTGTGGATGTCTCTATGAATCCTCAGATCTGACTCCGTTGAACGGGTTTTATGTTTATTATGGCCAAAGTGGATACAGTGGCTATTCCCCCTGCTCCATTTATCCCAAGGAGGAGCTGTCGCAGGCTGCGACCTGCGAGGGGCTCCTGGTATCTTCCGGTTCCTTGCCATCAGGTGCTCATTTCCAGCCCCTGCACTGGTGCAGCTCTCCGTACTGCTGCGGGGAGGGAGCGGCCGTGAGCAGCTACAGCGTCTGCGGCGTGGTGCACGTCCCGGAGGGCAGGATCGGCAGCGTGCACACGGGACGGAACAGCTACCCCTACAAAATGCCTTTTGCAGCAG AAGGCTGCAAGTCTCTGGACCAGCTGAACCTCACAATCCCGGTGGCAGGACACCCCGCGTCGCCTGCCCACCCGCTCTCAGGATGTCCCGTGCCCAGCGTGCCGCCGGCTGCAGAGCCCGTTCCTCACCTGCAGACCCCCAACTCTGACCCTCAGACCATGGCCCGAGAATGTCCTCAGAGCTCCAAGCCTCCCAGCGGCTCCAAGTCCGGGCTGCGGAATACTCCAGGCTGCCTGCACGCCTCCAACAGCAAAGCGGCGGGGGGCCATTCCCACCCCAAGCAGCAGCGGATCAGCCGGCGCAGAGCCACCAACGGCTGGATCCCCGTGGGCACGGCCTGTGAGAAGGCTGTCTACGTCGTG AACGAGCCGGAGCCGGCCGTGCGCAAGAGCTACCAGGCTGTGGAGAGGGACGGGGAGATCATCCGGGTGCGGGACACCGTGCTCCTCAAATCGGGGCCCCGCAAGAAATCCATGCCCTACGTCGCCAAGATCTCCGCCCTCTGGGAGGACCCCAAGACAG GGGAGCTGATGATGAGCCTCCTGTGGTATTACAGACCGGAGCACACTCAGGGAGGCCGCAACCCCAGCATGCACCAG AATGAGATCTTTGCGTCGCGGCACCAGGACGAGAACAGCGTCGCCTGCATCGAGGAGAAGTGCTACGTGCTGACCTTCGCGGAGTACTGCAG
- the BAHD1 gene encoding bromo adjacent homology domain-containing 1 protein isoform X2, with the protein MTHARKKQLFLLKHPAGSAGQASSPIGSRRMDRANAEQRDGDASEAPNCPTRFVGSNKSKSLREVRKTYPLRRRLLPSVSKKTCKVLLTRLEDVAGSLSKQTPSCKKKHLPSWVEDLGSALFSEQVQPVGAGKSDSSGEKCTVTYPGPEQDFDPAPSEPRKRRLASLNAEAVNNLLFERDDGLLSGRRFRRDSGKAAGDCTLKGLQCKAGDNCPALEKPAVKTGKGKNRHEASQKCNSCEHSLDEVFDDGAKREDGAVSYHPTPKRLASLNAVAFLKLTHEKDQPLKQRSKSDGEGKSENHCSKSTLKWAKAGRKNCVKSKKEVASLKMDGQHGWQGQTLGTFGKGEQRDSSRVYGTSEPVPYESLSGSYASTEGFYHRLPLLMGGQASMKPEYGRPGEKSPTPKQEFHQPSFPVQQFPPLPVPGNHTDCGCLYESSDLTPLNGFYVYYGQSGYSGYSPCSIYPKEELSQAATCEGLLVSSGSLPSGAHFQPLHWCSSPYCCGEGAAVSSYSVCGVVHVPEGRIGSVHTGRNSYPYKMPFAAGCKSLDQLNLTIPVAGHPASPAHPLSGCPVPSVPPAAEPVPHLQTPNSDPQTMARECPQSSKPPSGSKSGLRNTPGCLHASNSKAAGGHSHPKQQRISRRRATNGWIPVGTACEKAVYVVNEPEPAVRKSYQAVERDGEIIRVRDTVLLKSGPRKKSMPYVAKISALWEDPKTGELMMSLLWYYRPEHTQGGRNPSMHQNEIFASRHQDENSVACIEEKCYVLTFAEYCRFCALAKRRVEGIPGRKTIMVPPSEEYSTPLHRKVPEDTDPELVFLCRHVYDFRHGRILKNPQ; encoded by the exons ATGACGCATGCCcggaaaaaacaacttttccttCTAAAACATCCAGCTGGTTCTGCTGGCCAGGCCTCGTCGCCAATaggcagcaggaggatggaCAGGGCCAACGCAGAGCAGCGGGATGGAGATGCCTCGGAGGCTCCAAACTGTCCCACTAGGTTTGTAGGGAGTAACAAAAGCAAGAGTTTGCGTGAAGTGCGAAAGACGTACCCGCTGCGGAGGCGGCTGCTCCCCTCGGTGAGCAAAAAGACCTGCAAGGTGCTCCTCACCAGGCTGGAGGATGTGGCTGGCTCTCTGTCCAAACAGACCCCAAGCTGTAAAAAAAAGCACCTTCCCAGCTGGGTtgaggatttgggatctgctttGTTCTCAGAACAAGTTCAGCCTGTGGGAGCGGGCAAGAGTGACTCATCCGGGGAGAAGTGCACGGTAACTTATCCCGGGCCGGAGCAGGACTTTGATCCTGCTCCCTCGGAGCCCAGGAAGCGCCGGCTGGCCTCGCTGAACGCGGAGGCGGTGAACAACCTGCTGTTTGAACGGGACGATGGCTTGTTATCCGGCAGGCGCTTCCGCAGGGACTCTGGGAAGGCTGCTGGGGACTGTACCCTCAAGGGCTTGCAGTGCAAAGCCGGTGACAACTGCCCTGCCCTGGAAAAACCGGCTgtgaaaacagggaaaggaaagaaccGGCATGAGGCCAGTCAGAAATGTAATAGCTGTGAGCATTCGCTGGACGAGGTCTTTGATGATGGGGCAAAGAGGGAGGATGGTGCCGTCTCCTACCATCCCACCCCAAAGAGACTGGCCAGCCTGAACGCCGTGGCCTTCCTGAAGCTGACCCACGAGAAAGACCAACCCCTGAAACAGAGGAGTAAATCGGACGGAGAGGGCAAGTCCGAGAACCACTGTTCAAAATCTACACTCAAATGGGCCAAAGCCGGTCGGAAGAACTGTGTCAAATCCAAGAAGGAAGTGGCCAGCTTAAAAATGGATGGGCAGCACGGCTGGCAAGGCCAGACCCTGGGCACATTTGGGAAAGGGGAGCAGCGGGACTCTTCCAGGGTCTATGGGACGTCAGAGCCTGTCCCCTACGAGTCGCTGTCTGGCTCCTATGCCAGCACGGAGGGCTTCTACCACAGACTGCCTTTGCTCATGGGAGGACAAGCTTCCATGAAGCCAGAGTATGGAAGACCCGGAGAAAAATCCCCAACCCCCAAACAGGAATTTCATCAGCCTTCCTTTCCTGTGCAGCAGTTCCCTCCCTTGCCTGTGCCCGGGAATCACACGGATTGTGGATGTCTCTATGAATCCTCAGATCTGACTCCGTTGAACGGGTTTTATGTTTATTATGGCCAAAGTGGATACAGTGGCTATTCCCCCTGCTCCATTTATCCCAAGGAGGAGCTGTCGCAGGCTGCGACCTGCGAGGGGCTCCTGGTATCTTCCGGTTCCTTGCCATCAGGTGCTCATTTCCAGCCCCTGCACTGGTGCAGCTCTCCGTACTGCTGCGGGGAGGGAGCGGCCGTGAGCAGCTACAGCGTCTGCGGCGTGGTGCACGTCCCGGAGGGCAGGATCGGCAGCGTGCACACGGGACGGAACAGCTACCCCTACAAAATGCCTTTTGCAGCAG GCTGCAAGTCTCTGGACCAGCTGAACCTCACAATCCCGGTGGCAGGACACCCCGCGTCGCCTGCCCACCCGCTCTCAGGATGTCCCGTGCCCAGCGTGCCGCCGGCTGCAGAGCCCGTTCCTCACCTGCAGACCCCCAACTCTGACCCTCAGACCATGGCCCGAGAATGTCCTCAGAGCTCCAAGCCTCCCAGCGGCTCCAAGTCCGGGCTGCGGAATACTCCAGGCTGCCTGCACGCCTCCAACAGCAAAGCGGCGGGGGGCCATTCCCACCCCAAGCAGCAGCGGATCAGCCGGCGCAGAGCCACCAACGGCTGGATCCCCGTGGGCACGGCCTGTGAGAAGGCTGTCTACGTCGTG AACGAGCCGGAGCCGGCCGTGCGCAAGAGCTACCAGGCTGTGGAGAGGGACGGGGAGATCATCCGGGTGCGGGACACCGTGCTCCTCAAATCGGGGCCCCGCAAGAAATCCATGCCCTACGTCGCCAAGATCTCCGCCCTCTGGGAGGACCCCAAGACAG GGGAGCTGATGATGAGCCTCCTGTGGTATTACAGACCGGAGCACACTCAGGGAGGCCGCAACCCCAGCATGCACCAG AATGAGATCTTTGCGTCGCGGCACCAGGACGAGAACAGCGTCGCCTGCATCGAGGAGAAGTGCTACGTGCTGACCTTCGCGGAGTACTGCAG